The region TTCCAATCTCAATGTATGCATTTTCCAACGGCAAGATATCTTTtattacaaaaatttaaatgaaaaatgcGGAACTTTATTGAGagggaaaaaaatcaagaatttaACGTACTTTGAAGGCCAACAAATTACTTTTTGCATGCCATAAAGAATATAAAGGCAAATATGCTTTTAGGGATCCGTTCAAGAAATTATTGTTTTAACATGTTTGccttttaattataattataattatacaCATACCAAATCCTCAACCCACCTCGAGTATCCTATTAAGATGACATTATTAGGTCAAGTGAATAATAGAAAATCAAATGGGAAGGGAGCTAGACAGCTAGTTCAGTTATCTCACATTATATATTTAGGTCCAATACTTAGAAATTTACTCCTATAAAAAACATTAACTATTTTAAAAGGTTGTGTGAAATAACTTACCATGCGACGTGAAGATTAATTAGGATCCCAACTCGTATATCAGTGGCATTACAAATATGTCATTAAATATAATTCTGCTACAAATTTTCACACATCTCATGGTAATTATCTCATGGAGTATAAAAGATTCTCCatttttatggagtactatgattttaaataataaaaagaaaaaccataatTCTTATTGTGAATTAGGTTAGTCTTGGTCCTACCTCATCATGCCCTACCCCACACATGACACATGACACAAGACACAACAATCTTTCGATTTGAATTAGTGGAGTGGTGATTCGAGCTACACCCTTTTtctatttacttatttattttcctccaattttttttatgtaaagtgGATGagacatttatattttttgtctTTTAAAGAAATTTACAATTTTGTACTGGATTTGTTATAGTTGATGCATGTTGAAAAATGTTTTGGACTTAAAAAGTGTACTCTAACTCATGTCCCAAATACTCAAGAATAATTAAGATTACCCAAAATGCACAATTATGATTGTGAAGTATCATACATAGCTTCTAGAGATTCATTTGATATTAGATACATGTTTGAAGATATACTAATTGTATAGTTACATCATTTAGTTAGGGTTGCCATGAATCATTCAAAACCCTCATGTGTGagtcaagagagagagagacagagagagagagttttttTCTTGTTTCACTTTACTACTCATTCTGTGTGTCGCCCCACAATAATTCTGGGCAAAGAAAAGGACTTGATGATGCAAAATCCTTACATTTTAGGACAAATCAGACATGCAACTGTGTTTCTACAACACTACCTAAACATTTTGTCACACTTATTCAATCAAATCTGTACAAACTGACTATGACGTATTCCACTAAATTACTCCATGTTATAACTGCCTACACAAAATACACCACAATACCAACAATTTGAATTTTAGCAAGATTCAAATGAACACCAAATCTTCAACTTTAAAAGAAACTAACAAGATTATTTCTTGCATAAAGTTGTAATTCTGTTGAAACTAACATAGTAATTGTTTTCTTCCCCTTCCTTTCTTGTCCTTTTCCACCAACTTCAGATATATCCGTTGCACAAAATGCAAACAACGTGAATAGAACCGCAAACACGGAAACCTTGATGCCACTGCTTGCAAATAATGGGAAAAGCCGAAAGGAAATAAGCGATGAAGATAACTGTATAAGTTAGAACGATAAATATGAATCAACATTTCCATAAATCTCCACAATTCCTCAAACAAGGCATGAGAATCTCCTAAGATTTCAGGCAACAACTCCAAAATCACCTAATTAAACTGGTGAATCATGGTGAAGTAGTTTCTGAAAATTGAAGAATTTCAACTAAATATTGAGAAAAGCTTGTTAACATTAACATCCCTGGTATTGAGTTACAACTTACAACCAAATAAATGAGTGAGATGTGTGAAGAATAATGCACACTTAAATTATACAACTATAGCCTATTCGAGATAGCATCACGTTAAGTCACAACAAACAATTCATAGAGGCCAGAACAACCATGAAGAATATAAGCATATCAAACTTAAAATATAGTTGTACTAAgaatttatatactacttaaacatttgattttttttactatagCCTAACTAATCCTCAAATAACCATGAAATGATAACAGAGTGTTGAGATATAATTGGAATGCAAATTGTTAAGCAAGTGAAAATATGAAACTTGAAAGTGGCTGAGTTTAGTAAAAGAGGGGCAATGACTAACTTTTATATGATCGGAGGGCAGAGCATTATTTCATTCAAAAGAGAGTGAAGATGTGTTACTAATTCCCTTATTAATGAATCCTATCACATCATACATcactaatttcaatttttttgataTAAAGCTCGCCATAATGCCAATTGCAAAACAACTATCACAATAGTATTTATATACTAAAGTATTAAGGTTAGTGGAGTACTATTACTTTAAATAATACTCTCAATTCCACGCCGAATATGGGATAGTGTTGTAGGTTTGTTTGGCTGAGAAGGAAAAAATGAGTGTAACCAAACAGTCCATAAGAAAAGATGATGTTTCCATTGATTTCAACCTAACCAAACAGACCTGAAAGAATACAAGTCTTCAATGTCAACACACAAAAAGACACCATCTCAACTGAGAAAAAAATATTGCTTTTTCAGCAGTCGCAAATATGAAATGACCATAATTATGTCAAAGTCCAGTGTAATGTACTGTAATAAAAAACACAGAGGAACAAAAAATGCAAGTTTCGCAACCTACATGAGTGCAATCATGTAATAATAAGATAAAGCACAGGTAATTCAAATCAGTAAAACATGCCAAACTTTCTCCTCTCTCCTCATCTTACAAATGGCATTGTCACCTTGCTCCTAATTCCAAAGTGCCGTGCACGTGAAAGGCATCTCTTGTGGTCTAAGAATCAGGAGCCCTGCGAGCATAGCCCAGCACCATCACAAAATCCTTAGCTGATGAGCCGATTGTGGCTTTCACTCTGTCTATACTAGCTGTTTGAAGCCACAGATCGACCAGATTGTTCAGCGTTAGCGTGGGGATGATGGTCTGCCCCATGCACTTGATATCAACCTGGAGTTTGATAATATCACACAAACTCATCACAGCTGTAAACTCTTTTTTTTACTGAAGCTTCTCAAACTCGAATGCTAAGTCAAAGGTATAAAGTTCCATGCATGTAGTTAAACAAAAACGGGAAACTAGGCTCCAGCAGAAGTGAATGTTAAATGACTACGGAAATGAGGTTACCTCAACATCATTTGTAAGATCTAACTTCCTCTTGAGGTACTTTTGAATGAATGAAACTGGTATGCTTCCGTCCCTGTAAAAAATAAGCTTCAGTTATTTGAGGCACAACACAGAATAGAAACAATATGGTGAACTATGTACTATTATGAAAGTATAACACCAGTGATccattataaattataaaatcttcTGGCAGAGAGTAATTACTCAGAAGAAAcagcaataaaataaaaatgaagacTGAAAAAAACTGTAAGTTAAAGCACTAGAAATTCTGCAGGCTGCTATCACCAATCAAACGTATCTTGATTCACTGGAGAAAATTATTTCAACTGTTATCCTCTACAGACTTTGATAATAATTTCAGAAGGACCAATAACTGTAAAATGTGATGCACCAGTCATGCAATCAGCAGGTTTTTCATTGCACCAAGCATAAAATGACCACTGACAGAGAGGATGAATGGGGAAAGAGGGTGCCCAGAAAAGCATTAGGATAAACGGCCAAGCATAGAGGGTGCACAAAAACGCATGAGGAAATTAGATGATTTGGTTTCAACATGgatattgataaaataatgcaATCAGCAGATATTTCATGAGAGGTAAAGGCAACTTGATTAACAACCATCCTACTATAAACCACAGGAAAGTGAACAATGAATTTATCTCAGCTCAAAGTTCAACCTTCACTCTTTGCAAATAGCTAATTCATCATAAGTTGAAGTATTTATTTTGTACTATGATGTTATTGTTTACATTCAAAAATTGTCAGTGCCCTCTAGCAATAAAAAAGACCATGGTATTGACGTGACTAAAAAATATGTATCATATGTTAATTTAGCAAAGTTGGATATAAGCTAATAACCCAACAGTTTTAATTAAAACGAACGTCAACACATGTATTGTGTGCATTTACACATTCACAGAAATATCACTCATAGCATCAAGGTAGCCCATTACCATGCCCAGTTAGATAGGGTTTTTCACGCATTTAGAGAGTTAATTGTAGAAATCAACTTAATTAAGAAAAGTTGCCGGACAAAGAAACTATATACGAGGATCCAAGCAAAATAAATATGGGCAAAATCTTAAGATACTTGATGCAGCTTAAAAGCTGCTGATATTTGCTAAGATTGTTTCAGATAGACTGCATATGTGTCATAACAGATTCATGAGATAAAGGGTCAAATTATGCAGTAACACAAGTAAATACATGCATGATTTCACTAGTTTCCAAACTTGTCCACCAAGATAACTAAAATAAGGTTGAAAGACACTTAACACCAACCATATGGATGTATTTACAATGGCTTCAACTTtgtaaaagaaagaaatatcATAACTAATTGATCAGAACAGTTAAAGCAAAGCTAATTAATAAGCACTTTATTATCAAACTGACACAGGAACATGATAGTGCAAATCACAATAACATAGAAGTCAAAGAGAAAAATAAGTTTAATATTCAAGCACTGATTTCTTATTTTCCACAAATGATATGTCTTGATTTTCTCCTTCCTCTATATATGATGTCATAAGACAAAAAATGAACCTCTTATTGGTGATGCCAAAGCAGAAACAGTACATTCAACAGCCAGAACAGCAAACCATTGTAAgaacttactttattctcaagTAACTTGCCGAAATCTGAGGCAAGGGCAATGCATCTCCATCCctgaaaattattttataaaccAGATGCATCAGCAAATAAGTCTATCATTCAGAATTTCCAGTCCTCACAAAGCTGGAGATAGCTACTTACAGTTCATTGGAGGCAACTAAAGAAAACCAAATGGGCCAGTTTCTTCTGTCGAATTTAGCACCTGCAGCATCAAGCACAGCCTGAGGTGGAACCCTGAAGTTCCCAAAATTTTGCGCTTTCTGCCGGACTCTGCGTAGCTTCCTGGGTCTCTCAATTTCCAGAAGGTTATGGTCGCTAGAATTCTTCTCTTCTTTCAATTTGGGTTTCTTCCTCTGTTCCTTATTTTTGGTCTTTCTGAGAAGACCCTCCTCCTTCTCATAAGGATTCTGCTCTTCAGATTTGACATGAGAATATTGTGTGTTGGACTTAGAGGATTTACTTCGATTTGCTGCTTCGACCAAGCAAGTCAAAGGCTTCCACAGATCAAATTTTCCTTCCCATTGCTCAGAGcaattctctctttctttatcAGGACTATGATTTGATGGCTCACCAGCAGAGGAGTTCTGCAGCAATACCAGTAAGCATGCAGATTGGTACATGGAATGTAGAAAAGAGCTGATGTCTGATGTTCAAAATCTTGTAAACTACACATACCTGTCTATTATTGGGAGTAGATTTGTTCAGCATCTCTTGTGAGCTAGAGCTTTCAGCTTGGTCCTCAACAGAATTCCCAACAGGCTTTTCTATGGTAAAACTGGAACCCCTTGATGCTTTTCTAGCAATAGATCTTGATCTTCTCCCAGTCATGCCGACCTGTGCTGATACTCGTGGGGTACTGACGACCAATGATGAAAGAGATCTTTCCTTCCGCTTAGCAGGCAATGCAACAGGTGTCACTACCTCAGGGGCCTTAACTTTAATCCTCTTATGTGGAAAAATTTTTGCCCGCACGTCTTGCAAATTATGATCCGGCCTGATCAGGAATGATACCAAGTTATTAGTAAAATAATGACAAGACCCTTCTAATTTGCATCCAAATACAGAAATGTCCATGAATTATTAGCTAGGAACACATAACAACAATAGAAGAGAGTAAAACATAAGAGTTAACTTTGACAGAACTTTCAGAGTATAGCCAAGTATAAATTGCCACCCTGACTATCTAATTGGAAACTTAACCATAGAATCCATTTAACTTCTCTGGTATACATGCTTTTCTATGTGCAACAAAGGGGAATAAAGACTGCATAAAAGCTTGTCTGAAAGGTTGTGTGCTTTTGCAAAGGTTGTATCCTTGTTTGTAGTTAAGTTGGAAAACAGATGTGACAATATCAAGTAAATCAAATCAATACAGTTGAACTGACCTCAACTTTTCCAATGGTACACATCCCAAGTCAATATTACATATTGGACAACATTCCATTTCCTCGTCTGAAAGCTTCTTGTATATGCATTTCCGGCAAACTATATAGCATCATAGAAAGGAGAATATCAGGtaatgcaacaaatatttaAACAAAGATGTATAAACACGCAAAGAAAATTACCGGAAATTTTAGGGACAAGAAAAGCAATGAATGCATCATCAATTTCACTAATTATGCATATATGGCATCAAAACAATGAGTAAGTACTCTTTGCATAAAACGTACAGCAAATTTACATTTCCTGACTAATAATATGATTGGCCACATGCTGTGGAACAAGCAACAAACTTAAATGGTTACTGTCGAATTCAAATAAGTCGTTCAAAGGTGTTATTGATTAGCTTTACAGTTATAAACAACAATAAACCGCACAGGCACGCATGGCCAATTGGTACATCCATGTTTAGGGCATCTGGTGAGAATTTTTTTACACTTGTCATTAGGTTTTAAATCTTAATTAGCGTGTGGTTAAGCATATCTCCCATTTAAATCCAAGATTCTTAAAAATCACAATTACTTTCGTGAATAAAACATGAGAGCAAAGGACATTAATCCAATATCATTTCATTCAATTCACCAGCATTCACATTGCACATATCACCACTAAACACACCAATTTGTTACGCGAGGAGCAACAAATTCAGTAAACAAAAGACAAATTCCCAGATAAAGAAGCTCGTAAAACGAAAAATCACAAGCAAACCACAAACGCATCTAAAAACCCAGATCAATAAAACGCAATCCACGCGACGAAAACCCAGATTCCAACCGAAAAACCCAGGTCAAAAAGGGCAGGCTTGGAACTCGAAATCGAAATCAAAATCCCAACA is a window of Salvia splendens isolate huo1 chromosome 3, SspV2, whole genome shotgun sequence DNA encoding:
- the LOC121794426 gene encoding E3 ubiquitin protein ligase DRIP2-like; the encoded protein is MSHQVVQVRREALAPCMTCPLCHKLFRDATTIIECLHTFCRKCIYKKLSDEEMECCPICNIDLGCVPLEKLRPDHNLQDVRAKIFPHKRIKVKAPEVVTPVALPAKRKERSLSSLVVSTPRVSAQVGMTGRRSRSIARKASRGSSFTIEKPVGNSVEDQAESSSSQEMLNKSTPNNRQNSSAGEPSNHSPDKERENCSEQWEGKFDLWKPLTCLVEAANRSKSSKSNTQYSHVKSEEQNPYEKEEGLLRKTKNKEQRKKPKLKEEKNSSDHNLLEIERPRKLRRVRQKAQNFGNFRVPPQAVLDAAGAKFDRRNWPIWFSLVASNELDGDALPLPQISASYLRIKDGSIPVSFIQKYLKRKLDLTNDVEVDIKCMGQTIIPTLTLNNLVDLWLQTASIDRVKATIGSSAKDFVMVLGYARRAPDS